One Megasphaera elsdenii DSM 20460 genomic window carries:
- a CDS encoding 4-hydroxybutyrate dehydrogenase, whose translation MIELQLKPTIYSYDTCREFVEDLQVGADDLIITNQYIFDPNFKDLGLTCHVLFQEKYGMGEPSDEMAEAIYKDMPKDVKRIIGIGGGTVMDLCKLFVLKQVSPVLDLFDGKIPVEKEKELILIPTTCGTGSEVTNVSVMALVSRNTKKGLADNALYADKAVLISQLLKTLPFKVFATSSIDALVHAVESALSPDSSASFRVFSYNAIELILKGYLQIRDHGPEARIPLMKDFLLASNWAGIAFSVPGCAAVHAMSYPLGAKYHVPHGESNYAMFTGVMNCYMSIKSDGEIAKLNRFIADILGCEPENVYAELEKLLNVILPKKALHEYGVKEEELPEFAKSVIENQQRLMKHSFVPLDYDKVYGIYKKLY comes from the coding sequence ATGATTGAATTACAGTTGAAACCGACGATTTACTCTTATGATACATGCCGGGAGTTTGTGGAAGATTTGCAGGTTGGGGCGGATGATTTGATTATTACCAATCAGTACATCTTCGACCCGAATTTTAAGGACTTAGGCCTTACGTGCCACGTCTTGTTCCAGGAAAAGTATGGTATGGGTGAACCGTCTGATGAAATGGCCGAAGCCATTTATAAAGATATGCCGAAAGATGTGAAGCGCATCATCGGTATCGGCGGCGGCACGGTCATGGACTTGTGCAAGTTGTTCGTCTTGAAGCAGGTCAGCCCGGTCCTCGATTTATTCGATGGCAAGATTCCTGTGGAAAAAGAAAAGGAACTCATCCTCATCCCGACGACATGCGGGACGGGCAGCGAAGTCACCAATGTATCGGTCATGGCCCTGGTCAGCCGCAATACGAAGAAGGGCCTTGCCGACAACGCCCTGTATGCCGACAAGGCTGTCCTCATTTCGCAGCTCTTGAAGACCCTGCCGTTCAAGGTCTTTGCGACCAGCTCCATCGACGCCCTGGTTCACGCTGTCGAATCGGCCTTGTCTCCGGATTCCAGCGCCAGCTTCCGCGTCTTCAGTTATAACGCCATCGAACTCATCCTCAAAGGGTACTTGCAGATCCGCGACCACGGTCCGGAAGCCCGTATTCCGCTCATGAAAGATTTTCTCCTGGCCAGCAACTGGGCCGGCATCGCCTTCAGCGTCCCGGGTTGCGCTGCGGTTCACGCCATGAGCTATCCCTTAGGGGCGAAATATCATGTTCCTCATGGGGAATCGAACTACGCCATGTTCACAGGCGTCATGAACTGCTACATGTCCATCAAATCAGATGGGGAAATCGCTAAGTTGAATCGCTTCATTGCCGATATCCTGGGCTGCGAACCGGAAAATGTCTATGCAGAACTGGAAAAACTGCTCAACGTCATCCTGCCCAAAAAAGCGCTCCATGAATACGGCGTCAAAGAAGAAGAATTGCCGGAATTTGCTAAGTCGGTCATCGAAAATCAGCAGCGTCTCATGAAGCACAGTTTTGTGCCCCTCGATTACGATAAGGTGTACGGCATTTATAAGAAGTTGTATTAG
- the tatA gene encoding twin-arginine translocase TatA/TatE family subunit encodes MFGLGAPELLLILIIALIVFGPGKLPTIGRALGKSLREFKEAVNTDETKEIADKTDEKSSKNV; translated from the coding sequence ATGTTTGGCTTAGGTGCACCGGAATTACTGCTCATTTTAATTATTGCCCTAATTGTGTTTGGACCGGGGAAACTGCCGACGATCGGCCGGGCTTTGGGCAAGAGTCTCCGTGAATTCAAGGAAGCTGTCAATACCGATGAAACGAAGGAGATAGCAGACAAGACGGATGAAAAATCAAGTAAGAATGTTTGA